One genomic window of Priestia aryabhattai includes the following:
- the trmL gene encoding tRNA (uridine(34)/cytosine(34)/5-carboxymethylaminomethyluridine(34)-2'-O)-methyltransferase TrmL: MGVHVVLFQPEIPANTGNIARTCAATNTTLHLVRPLGFSTDDKMLKRAGLDYWEFVNVVYHDSLEEVFEKYPEAGFYFITKFGQQPHTTFDYSDLEQDHFFVFGRETKGLPKHIIEENMERCLRLPMTENVRSLNLSNTAAILIYEALRQQNYAGLS; this comes from the coding sequence GTGGGAGTACACGTAGTGTTATTTCAACCAGAAATTCCAGCAAATACAGGAAATATTGCGCGAACATGTGCAGCAACAAATACGACGTTGCATTTAGTTCGACCGTTAGGCTTTTCAACAGATGATAAAATGTTAAAGCGAGCTGGATTGGATTACTGGGAATTTGTAAATGTGGTGTATCATGATTCATTAGAAGAAGTATTTGAAAAGTATCCTGAAGCAGGTTTCTACTTCATCACAAAATTTGGTCAGCAGCCACATACAACATTTGATTATAGTGACTTAGAACAGGATCATTTCTTCGTATTTGGAAGAGAAACAAAGGGGCTGCCAAAGCACATTATTGAAGAGAACATGGAAAGATGTCTTCGTTTACCGATGACAGAAAATGTTCGTTCTTTAAATTTATCTAATACAGCAGCTATTTTAATCTATGAAGCGCTGCGTCAACAAAATTACGCTGGTCTATCTTAA